The DNA sequence CGATATCAAAATCAAATGCGTCAAGAACAGGGTGATTCTCAGGTACGCCTAGCTTGGCTAATTCTTGGTGAAAATATGTACGCAATTCCTTAGTGATATACTCCCACGTAGCCTCTTGTTGGTACGCTTCTTCTGCAATGCGGGCATACGCCTCCGTACGTTCGATATTCTCCGCAATAACGCGTTCGGCATTACCGTGGCGCCCGTAATGAGTAATGTATACCTGCTCTGCACCCAGTTGATTAAGGCGCTGTAGAGTAGCGATCATCGCATCGGGATCAAATTGGGTGGGAGAAGAGCTTGGCGCGTAGAATTCAACCCCAAATGCTTCTTGAAGAAGCGGTGTACTCATTCCAATGGAATCACCGCTGAAAATCCCTTTGCTTGCTGGATCATAGACAGCAAAATGATGATATGCATGGCCAGGGCTATCATAGAAAAATAGCGTCCGTTGTTTGCCGATGGACAGCTCCATACCATCCTCAGCGATGATCATGCGCTCGCTAGGAACAGGGAGAATGGGAGCGAACAAGCGGTCGAATTCGTCACCGTACACCTGCTTGGCCCCTGCGATAAGCTTGCTTGGGTCTGCCATATGCTTCGCGCCGCGCGGATGGACAATAAGCTTGGCATTCGGCAGCTTCTCAAGCAGCAGGCCAGCTCCTCCTGCATGATCGAGGTGAATATGTGTTACAATGACGTATGTAATTTCTTCTCGAGATAGTTGCAGTTCTTCTAGCGCTGCTAATACGCGGGGAACAGATACGCTTGCGCCCATTTCAACAATCGTTTTTTGCTCGCTGTTAATCACGTATCCGGTAGAGCGCCCACCCTCGCCTTTGTCAATAAGTTCAATCTGGTAAATATCATGGCCAAGATTTACAATATGGGTTGATGTCACACCATCATCTCCTAACCTTTTGATTTTTCAAAATTTATGATTTTAATTATAGCATAAGGAGCATATATCATGAGCAAAGTTGACATTATCGCCACTTCTACGTTTGGATTAGAGGCGGTTGTAGCACGCGAGGTCAAGCAGCTCGGCTACACGAATGCCCAAGTGGAAAATGGCAAAGTGACCTTCAGCGCGGACAAGCTGGCAATTTGCCGTGCCAATCTATGGTTAAGGACGGCGGAGCGCATTCGCCTGAAAATAGGCGAATTCAAAGCTACAACATTTGATGAACTATTTGAGAAAACAAAGGCGCTGCCCTGGGCGGAGTGGATTCCGGAAGACGCGCAGTTTCCGGTGGAAGGCAAATCCGTAAAGTCCCAGCTGTTCAGCGTACCCGATTGTCAAGCCATTGTAAAAAAGGCGGTTGTAGAAAGCTTGAAAAAAAGCTATCGAAAAACATGGTTTGAAGAAACGGGTGCAATGTTCAAAATTGAGGTGGCCCTGCATAAGGATATGGCTACGCTGACGATTGACACGTCCGGTGTCGGCCTGCATAAACGAGGCTACCGTCGATTGATCAGCGGTGCTCCGCTAAAAGAGACGATGGCGGCTGCCATGATTCAACTTTCGTTCTGGAATCCGGATCGTCCGCTGCATGATCCGTTCTGCGGCTCCGGCACAATCCCAATTGAAGCTGCGCTCATCGGACGCAACATTGCCCCTGGTATGAATCGCGAATTCGTGTCCGAAGCTTGGCCCTCGATTCCAAAGAAGCTGTGGCAGGAAGCGCGTCGTGAAACCCATGACCTGGCGCAATATGACCGTCCTCTTGAAATCACCGGAACCGATCTTGATAGCGAGATCATTATCGTGGCCAATGAGAATGCAGAAGAAGCAATGATGGAGGATGCAGTCCGCTTTAAGCGTCTGCCGGTCGGATCGTACACGACGGATGCGAAGTATGGCTGTATCATCTGTAATCCACCGTATGGTGAGCGGCTTGGTGAGAA is a window from the Aneurinibacillus sp. REN35 genome containing:
- a CDS encoding THUMP domain-containing class I SAM-dependent RNA methyltransferase, translated to MSKVDIIATSTFGLEAVVAREVKQLGYTNAQVENGKVTFSADKLAICRANLWLRTAERIRLKIGEFKATTFDELFEKTKALPWAEWIPEDAQFPVEGKSVKSQLFSVPDCQAIVKKAVVESLKKSYRKTWFEETGAMFKIEVALHKDMATLTIDTSGVGLHKRGYRRLISGAPLKETMAAAMIQLSFWNPDRPLHDPFCGSGTIPIEAALIGRNIAPGMNREFVSEAWPSIPKKLWQEARRETHDLAQYDRPLEITGTDLDSEIIIVANENAEEAMMEDAVRFKRLPVGSYTTDAKYGCIICNPPYGERLGEKQEVEQIYKTMGRTFSKLDTWSYYILTSYPEFEKFFGKEADRNRKLYNGNIKTYYYQYYGPRPPRGE
- a CDS encoding MBL fold metallo-hydrolase produces the protein MTSTHIVNLGHDIYQIELIDKGEGGRSTGYVINSEQKTIVEMGASVSVPRVLAALEELQLSREEITYVIVTHIHLDHAGGAGLLLEKLPNAKLIVHPRGAKHMADPSKLIAGAKQVYGDEFDRLFAPILPVPSERMIIAEDGMELSIGKQRTLFFYDSPGHAYHHFAVYDPASKGIFSGDSIGMSTPLLQEAFGVEFYAPSSSPTQFDPDAMIATLQRLNQLGAEQVYITHYGRHGNAERVIAENIERTEAYARIAEEAYQQEATWEYITKELRTYFHQELAKLGVPENHPVLDAFDFDIEMNAKGLFHYMQMKARSQA